In Methanosarcina barkeri MS, a single window of DNA contains:
- a CDS encoding PspA/IM30 family protein, producing MGLFKRMETVLKSKMNTVLNKVEDPRETLDYSYERQLELLQNVKRGVAEVTSSKKRLELQRVKLVQNIDKLEGQARDAVAAGREDLARLALERKAALAQQIEGIDREIADLEKQQEKLIASEKRLSTKVEIFRTRKESIKAQYSAAEAQVKINESVTGIGEEMADVGLALERAENKTEEMKARAEAIDELMEAGTLEDLTGSRDEIDRELSKISAQSNVESELARLKAESGKGPEKAKTVEEGTEERKGV from the coding sequence ATGGGATTATTCAAAAGGATGGAGACAGTATTAAAATCGAAGATGAATACAGTTCTTAACAAGGTGGAAGACCCACGGGAAACGCTGGACTATTCCTATGAGAGGCAGCTCGAACTTCTCCAGAACGTGAAGAGAGGAGTTGCGGAAGTTACAAGCTCAAAAAAGCGCCTTGAGCTCCAGCGTGTAAAACTGGTTCAAAATATAGACAAGCTTGAAGGGCAGGCAAGAGATGCAGTTGCCGCTGGTAGGGAGGATCTTGCAAGGCTGGCACTTGAGAGAAAAGCAGCCCTTGCGCAACAGATCGAAGGAATCGACAGGGAAATTGCAGATCTTGAGAAGCAGCAAGAAAAATTGATAGCTTCGGAAAAGCGCCTTTCAACGAAAGTGGAGATTTTCAGGACCCGGAAAGAGTCGATTAAAGCCCAGTACTCAGCTGCTGAGGCCCAGGTAAAAATAAACGAATCTGTTACCGGCATCGGTGAAGAAATGGCAGATGTAGGCCTTGCACTCGAAAGGGCAGAAAATAAAACCGAAGAAATGAAAGCGCGGGCTGAGGCAATTGACGAGCTTATGGAAGCTGGTACACTCGAAGATCTTACAGGCAGCAGGGACGAAATTGATAGGGAACTTTCAAAAATCAGTGCCCAGAGTAACGTAGAATCCGAACTTGCCAGGCTTAAGGCCGAATCCGGAAAAGGGCCTGAAAAAGCGAAAACCGTGGAAGAAGGTACGGAAGAACGAAAGGGGGTCTGA
- a CDS encoding DUF1294 domain-containing protein, translating to MTETVYLLFPIIYALINAASYALYGIDKFKARKNKWRISEQSLLLASFFGPIGALLGMQQFRHKTQKPIFRFLVPTFLGIHILLVLWINL from the coding sequence ATGACAGAGACTGTATATCTTCTTTTTCCTATTATTTATGCTCTTATTAATGCAGCTTCATATGCCCTGTATGGAATTGATAAATTCAAGGCAAGAAAGAATAAATGGAGAATTTCAGAACAGAGCCTGTTGCTTGCTTCTTTCTTCGGACCAATCGGTGCACTCCTCGGAATGCAGCAATTCAGGCACAAGACCCAGAAACCGATCTTCAGATTCCTGGTGCCTACGTTTTTAGGAATTCATATCCTGTTAGTGCTCTGGATCAATCTCTAA
- a CDS encoding ferritin family protein, with product MLSKIPIDLKSISEEDIDKEILRAAIIAELDAVNLYEQMANLTKDANIKAVLMDVAKEEKTHIGEFQALLLKFDSQQKKELDAGAEEVEEISPK from the coding sequence TTGTTATCCAAAATACCTATAGATCTTAAAAGCATATCTGAAGAAGATATTGATAAAGAAATACTAAGAGCTGCAATTATTGCCGAACTTGATGCTGTAAACCTTTATGAGCAGATGGCAAACTTAACAAAAGATGCGAATATAAAAGCCGTGCTTATGGATGTGGCAAAAGAGGAAAAAACACACATTGGAGAGTTCCAGGCCCTTTTACTTAAGTTTGACTCTCAACAGAAAAAGGAACTCGATGCCGGAGCTGAAGAGGTGGAAGAGATATCGCCCAAATAA
- a CDS encoding ferredoxin domain-containing protein: MILNPESEVLKTLSKSILLAARTAPKAKGVDDIVTALVEKPDIEVLASTMEKLADEKGAGFAFLKRDAANLRNAGTVVLIGVETSGAAGLNCGACGFETCTEMLNRKKVEGDFRGPNCMLKYVDLGIAIGAAVAKAKDFCIDNRVMYSIGAAARVSGLLDVDVVFGIPLSVTGKNIFFDRK, encoded by the coding sequence ATGATTCTCAATCCTGAATCCGAAGTGCTTAAAACACTCTCAAAGAGTATACTTCTGGCTGCACGGACTGCCCCGAAAGCCAAAGGTGTAGACGATATAGTGACTGCCCTTGTCGAAAAACCTGATATCGAAGTGCTTGCCTCGACAATGGAAAAACTGGCGGATGAAAAAGGCGCAGGCTTTGCTTTTCTAAAAAGGGATGCTGCAAATCTTCGAAATGCAGGGACTGTTGTCCTAATCGGTGTTGAAACCAGCGGGGCTGCAGGTCTGAACTGTGGAGCCTGCGGTTTTGAAACCTGCACTGAGATGCTGAACCGGAAAAAAGTAGAGGGAGATTTCAGGGGCCCGAATTGCATGCTCAAATATGTAGACCTGGGAATAGCTATAGGTGCAGCCGTTGCAAAAGCCAAGGATTTCTGCATTGACAACAGAGTGATGTACTCAATTGGTGCGGCAGCTAGAGTTTCAGGCTTGCTTGATGTAGATGTGGTTTTTGGAATTCCTCTGAGCGTAACCGGGAAAAATATCTTTTTTGATAGAAAATAA
- a CDS encoding MBL fold metallo-hydrolase, which produces MLINKEVLLDYGIKTGDIPEYPLNGMEPKVVLVSHGHLDHCGAVPNLMYQNPEVFMTPPTADLTFLLGKDTLKLAERTLSGVSPFDPDDLQKLANRTQKIDYNKPFKSHGYSICFYNAGHIPGASGIFLESESGESLFYTGDFSLKETRLVPGAAEFPEADTLILESTYFGEEHIPRKETEERFIESILSTLDRGGTALIPAFAIGRTQEILMLLDAHGIQAYVDGMGRDVYKILKKYPEYLKNPELLNRAFGRAIPVKDQHRDSVLKEPSVIVTTAGMLNGGPVLYYLSRLYKDPNSKVLLTGYQVEGTNGRLALEHRFVETRGDILNLKPRVEQYDFSAHSGDSELKKLVKDFCRKGTQRVFVMHGDKTEAFAEWILEETGVEAYAPANGELFSI; this is translated from the coding sequence TTGCTGATAAATAAGGAGGTTCTGCTTGATTATGGCATAAAGACCGGGGATATCCCGGAGTATCCTCTCAACGGTATGGAACCGAAGGTTGTGCTCGTCTCACATGGGCATCTTGATCACTGCGGGGCTGTTCCAAACCTGATGTACCAGAATCCTGAGGTTTTCATGACACCGCCGACTGCAGATCTTACTTTTCTGCTGGGAAAAGATACCCTGAAGCTTGCAGAAAGAACGCTATCAGGAGTATCTCCTTTTGATCCCGATGACCTCCAAAAACTTGCCAATCGAACACAAAAAATCGATTATAACAAGCCTTTCAAAAGTCATGGGTACAGTATCTGCTTTTACAACGCAGGTCATATCCCTGGAGCATCTGGAATCTTCCTTGAGTCGGAGTCTGGAGAAAGCCTGTTTTATACCGGAGATTTCAGCCTTAAAGAAACAAGGCTTGTACCCGGTGCGGCTGAGTTTCCTGAAGCTGATACTCTTATTCTTGAGAGCACATATTTTGGGGAAGAACATATCCCGCGAAAAGAGACTGAAGAGAGGTTTATCGAATCAATCCTTAGTACTCTAGATAGGGGCGGCACTGCCCTTATCCCTGCCTTTGCCATAGGCAGAACTCAGGAGATACTTATGCTGCTTGATGCTCATGGAATTCAGGCTTATGTGGACGGCATGGGCAGGGACGTTTACAAGATCCTTAAAAAATATCCGGAATACCTTAAAAATCCCGAACTTCTTAACCGGGCTTTCGGACGTGCTATTCCCGTAAAAGACCAGCATCGAGATTCAGTACTCAAAGAGCCTTCTGTTATTGTTACTACAGCCGGAATGCTGAACGGAGGGCCTGTACTTTACTACCTGAGCCGACTTTACAAAGACCCCAATTCCAAAGTCTTGCTCACAGGCTACCAGGTTGAAGGCACAAACGGCAGGCTTGCGCTTGAGCACAGATTTGTTGAGACCAGGGGAGATATCCTCAATCTCAAGCCCAGGGTAGAACAGTATGACTTTTCTGCACACAGTGGAGACAGTGAGCTCAAGAAGCTTGTGAAGGATTTCTGCAGAAAAGGCACTCAAAGGGTTTTTGTAATGCATGGAGATAAAACCGAAGCTTTTGCAGAGTGGATTTTAGAAGAAACCGGTGTGGAAGCTTATGCACCTGCAAATGGAGAATTATTTTCTATCTAA
- a CDS encoding IS66 family transposase → MFYTKTGYEQLDEKIAKTKEKKEQLLKVLVFPEIPLHNNAVELAARAKVRKRDMSLQTITEDGTKANDTFMTIVQTAKKPGVSAYKYVIE, encoded by the coding sequence TTGTTTTATACCAAAACAGGATATGAACAGCTGGATGAAAAAATCGCTAAGACGAAAGAGAAAAAGGAACAGCTGTTAAAAGTACTGGTTTTTCCAGAGATTCCGTTGCATAACAATGCAGTGGAATTAGCAGCAAGGGCAAAAGTCAGAAAAAGAGATATGAGTCTCCAAACCATAACAGAGGATGGAACAAAGGCAAACGACACATTTATGACGATTGTTCAGACAGCAAAGAAACCGGGGGTAAGTGCATATAAGTATGTAATAGAGTAG
- a CDS encoding carbohydrate kinase family protein, with the protein MNENSHSSRIKSIKALTFGEALFDIIKGSAHLGGAPLNLAAHLAKLGAKPAVITAVGRDELGKSLFTRAEAMGIDTSYILIDKKRPTGTVTVQLQAEGIPVFTINRGVAWDSITPGEKEFEALSREEWDVFCFGTLAQRSEENRKTLKRLFSEIKAKYFFYDVNLRTGNYKEEWILSSLKYTTILKLNEEEAASISCMLSGTPGTCKPLTSYKAFCLLATEKYPEISVICISRGPRGAAVFHKGIYEEVETTPVEVADTVGAGDAFSAGFLYTYLSGYGVSKAASIACILGTYVASKPGAVPDYSKELIEELKTQGLKLSLIKN; encoded by the coding sequence ATGAATGAAAATTCTCATTCCAGCCGCATTAAGTCAATTAAAGCCCTTACCTTTGGGGAAGCTCTTTTTGATATTATCAAAGGTTCAGCCCACCTTGGGGGAGCTCCGCTGAACCTTGCAGCCCATCTTGCAAAACTGGGAGCAAAACCGGCTGTGATCACGGCAGTCGGAAGAGATGAACTTGGAAAAAGCCTGTTTACCAGGGCTGAAGCAATGGGGATCGACACCTCTTACATCTTAATTGATAAAAAAAGACCTACAGGAACGGTTACTGTTCAACTTCAGGCTGAAGGAATTCCGGTTTTCACGATTAACAGAGGCGTTGCCTGGGATTCAATTACACCGGGAGAAAAGGAGTTTGAGGCTCTTTCCAGGGAAGAATGGGATGTTTTCTGCTTTGGAACCCTTGCCCAGAGGTCGGAAGAAAATCGAAAAACTCTGAAAAGGCTGTTTTCGGAAATAAAAGCAAAATATTTCTTCTACGATGTAAACTTGAGGACAGGTAATTACAAAGAAGAATGGATACTCTCTTCGCTAAAATACACGACGATTTTAAAGCTGAATGAGGAAGAAGCCGCCAGTATTTCCTGCATGCTTTCTGGCACTCCCGGCACCTGCAAACCTCTTACTTCTTACAAAGCTTTCTGCCTCCTGGCTACCGAAAAATATCCTGAAATTTCCGTGATATGTATATCAAGAGGACCCAGAGGAGCCGCTGTTTTCCATAAAGGCATTTATGAGGAGGTAGAAACAACTCCTGTCGAGGTTGCAGATACTGTCGGAGCCGGAGATGCCTTTTCCGCAGGCTTTCTTTACACCTACCTCTCAGGGTACGGAGTTTCAAAAGCCGCTTCAATCGCCTGCATCCTTGGAACGTATGTTGCATCAAAACCAGGTGCAGTTCCCGATTATTCAAAAGAGCTTATTGAAGAGCTCAAAACTCAAGGATTAAAACTGAGCTTAATCAAAAATTAA
- a CDS encoding lysylphosphatidylglycerol synthase transmembrane domain-containing protein — protein sequence MIIGRNEGKSGKKSENNIHRSLLSPTPMVLKIGRYVPTLILIGLAVNLILPQLASVEASAHVIETMIPWAVLLAALGQGVSYLGAGYLINSIAVRVKHTIPILKGAIITLAASSIGMLAGGPFGNAAATYQWVRKYGISAEGAGLASTLPTIFNNMILTVLAISGILHLLFTHNLSSVQFFAFILVLTLLGLGFAAVNWGLKNRTAFTLIVVRIAAYFARLLHKSYKPAPTKASVNRIFAALDTLSNGGWQRPLLGAVIFTSFDMLTLYFFFIAAGFPVGFEILIVGYGLPILLGKIAFLLPGGIGVVESSMAALYTGLGVPGSIAVVVVLSYRVFSFWIPTIIGFPIAFYLQRT from the coding sequence ATGATTATAGGCCGGAACGAAGGTAAATCAGGGAAAAAAAGTGAGAACAATATCCACAGAAGTCTGCTATCTCCCACACCTATGGTATTAAAAATAGGCCGCTACGTTCCAACACTTATCCTTATAGGGCTGGCTGTTAACCTTATTCTTCCACAGCTTGCTTCGGTTGAAGCATCCGCGCATGTTATCGAGACAATGATTCCATGGGCTGTGCTACTGGCTGCTCTTGGCCAGGGTGTCAGTTACCTGGGAGCGGGTTATCTTATAAATTCCATCGCAGTAAGAGTAAAACATACTATCCCAATATTAAAAGGAGCTATAATAACGCTCGCCGCTTCAAGTATAGGCATGCTGGCAGGAGGTCCTTTCGGAAATGCTGCAGCGACTTACCAATGGGTACGGAAATATGGTATTAGTGCCGAAGGCGCAGGACTTGCAAGTACCCTGCCCACCATTTTCAACAATATGATCTTGACAGTACTGGCTATATCCGGAATTCTTCATCTTCTGTTTACCCACAACCTTTCTTCGGTGCAGTTTTTTGCTTTTATTCTAGTCCTCACCTTACTTGGTCTGGGCTTTGCAGCAGTAAACTGGGGATTAAAAAACAGGACAGCTTTCACACTTATTGTTGTCAGGATAGCGGCTTACTTTGCCCGGCTCTTGCATAAATCCTACAAGCCTGCTCCAACCAAGGCTTCAGTAAACCGGATTTTTGCAGCTCTTGATACTTTAAGCAACGGAGGTTGGCAACGCCCGCTTCTTGGGGCTGTGATTTTTACGAGTTTCGATATGTTGACCCTTTATTTCTTCTTCATAGCCGCAGGGTTTCCTGTAGGGTTTGAGATACTAATCGTTGGATATGGGCTCCCTATTCTCTTAGGAAAAATAGCTTTTCTCCTGCCAGGCGGAATTGGTGTTGTAGAGAGCTCGATGGCTGCTCTCTATACAGGCCTGGGAGTGCCTGGCTCAATTGCTGTTGTTGTTGTACTCAGCTACAGGGTATTTTCTTTCTGGATTCCAACAATAATAGGGTTTCCAATAGCATTTTATCTGCAGAGAACATGA
- the pspAA gene encoding PspA-associated protein PspAA, protein MIIRIMGEGQYRAPEALCDELNQIDNRIVVLVEEGKVEEFRSELARLISKIKEKGEPIEAEELLKSDIIVPPEDLSLEEAKDVFKGAGIFED, encoded by the coding sequence TTGATAATCAGGATTATGGGTGAAGGCCAGTACAGGGCACCTGAAGCTCTCTGTGACGAACTGAACCAGATTGATAATCGGATCGTGGTTCTTGTTGAGGAAGGAAAAGTCGAGGAGTTCCGAAGCGAACTTGCCAGATTGATCTCCAAAATAAAGGAAAAAGGGGAGCCTATTGAAGCGGAAGAGCTTCTGAAATCCGACATTATCGTACCCCCTGAGGACCTGAGCCTTGAAGAAGCAAAAGACGTGTTTAAAGGTGCAGGAATTTTTGAGGATTGA
- a CDS encoding universal stress protein produces MEGSHFKRILIATDGSENAERAASYGINLAKAADAEVDALYVISTQHAVTTRTVKSWSEGLEEYLTNKGRAAINYVEKLGKEAGLEVKPTFLKGIPADKILEYAQENNIDLIIMGTQGLTGIKKFLIGSVAEKVLRHSTVPVMVIR; encoded by the coding sequence ATGGAAGGAAGTCATTTCAAAAGAATTTTGATTGCAACTGACGGCTCGGAGAATGCAGAAAGAGCAGCTTCTTATGGAATTAATCTCGCAAAGGCTGCAGATGCTGAAGTAGACGCTCTTTATGTAATTTCGACTCAGCATGCAGTAACTACGCGGACGGTTAAGAGCTGGAGCGAAGGACTGGAAGAATATCTTACGAATAAGGGGAGAGCTGCAATTAACTATGTCGAAAAACTGGGAAAAGAAGCCGGGCTTGAAGTTAAGCCTACTTTCCTGAAAGGCATTCCTGCTGATAAGATCCTTGAATATGCCCAGGAAAACAATATTGACCTTATAATAATGGGTACACAGGGTCTGACAGGCATCAAAAAATTCCTGATTGGTAGTGTTGCAGAAAAGGTCTTAAGGCATTCAACGGTTCCAGTAATGGTTATTCGGTGA
- a CDS encoding PQQ-dependent sugar dehydrogenase — MKGTRIILGFFAVIALIFVAYAALRTIPLNDCGENGIGLDCIELPPGFSIGYYAENIEGARSMALSPNGTIFVGSRDTGKVYAVLDRNNDSKADEVLVLAEGLDMPNGVAFRNGSLYVAEVSRVIRYDEIEARLENPPEPVVVNDNFPSDRAHGWKYIKFGPDGKLYVPVGMPCNVCNKEGEDERYGTIMRMEPDGSQLEIFAKGVRNSVGFDWNPRTEELWFTDNGRDWLGDDAPPDELNRAPVKGMHFGFPYCHGGDIPDPEFGKLRNCSEFTPPEMKLGPHVAALGMTFYTDTMFPEEYRNQIFIAEHGSWNRKIPIGYRVSLVRLENGKPVSYEPFANGWLQGLAAWGRPVDVLVMPDGALLVSDDKNNAIYRISYG, encoded by the coding sequence ATGAAAGGAACAAGAATAATACTTGGTTTTTTTGCAGTCATTGCACTTATTTTTGTAGCTTACGCGGCTCTCAGAACCATACCACTTAATGACTGCGGAGAAAACGGGATAGGACTTGACTGCATCGAGCTTCCTCCCGGTTTTTCCATTGGATATTATGCTGAGAATATTGAGGGTGCAAGGTCAATGGCGCTTAGCCCTAATGGCACTATCTTTGTCGGAAGCCGGGATACAGGAAAAGTTTATGCAGTTCTTGACCGGAACAATGACAGTAAAGCCGACGAGGTTCTTGTGCTTGCTGAGGGCCTGGACATGCCAAACGGGGTGGCGTTCAGGAACGGTTCGCTATATGTCGCTGAGGTTTCCAGGGTGATCCGCTATGATGAGATCGAAGCAAGGCTTGAAAATCCGCCTGAACCTGTTGTGGTGAACGATAATTTTCCGTCCGACCGCGCTCACGGCTGGAAATACATTAAATTCGGGCCTGATGGAAAGCTGTATGTGCCTGTAGGAATGCCTTGCAATGTTTGTAATAAGGAGGGAGAGGACGAACGGTATGGAACAATTATGAGAATGGAGCCCGACGGAAGCCAGCTTGAGATTTTTGCAAAGGGTGTCAGGAATAGTGTAGGATTTGATTGGAATCCCAGGACCGAAGAATTATGGTTTACTGACAACGGAAGGGACTGGCTTGGAGATGACGCGCCTCCGGATGAACTTAACAGGGCACCTGTAAAGGGAATGCATTTCGGTTTTCCTTATTGCCATGGGGGAGATATTCCGGATCCTGAATTTGGGAAACTCAGGAACTGCTCGGAATTCACACCTCCCGAAATGAAACTGGGGCCGCATGTTGCTGCTCTTGGAATGACCTTTTACACAGACACAATGTTTCCTGAAGAGTACAGAAACCAGATTTTTATTGCAGAACATGGATCCTGGAACAGAAAAATCCCAATCGGATATCGGGTTTCCCTTGTCAGGCTGGAGAACGGAAAGCCTGTAAGTTATGAACCTTTTGCCAATGGCTGGCTTCAAGGACTTGCAGCCTGGGGAAGACCTGTTGATGTCCTTGTAATGCCTGACGGAGCCCTGCTTGTTTCGGATGACAAGAATAATGCAATTTACAGGATCAGCTACGGCTGA